In the Mycolicibacter sp. MU0102 genome, one interval contains:
- the rplQ gene encoding 50S ribosomal protein L17, with product MPKPTKGPRLGGKSSHQKALLANLATSLFTHGRIKTTEPKARALRPYAEKLITHAKKGTLHNRREVLKKIRDKDVVHSLFAEIAPHFADRSGGYTRIIKVEPRQGDNAPMAVIELVREKTVTSEADRARRAAAKAEKAAKSEKPAKAEAEEKVEEPAAEATEAAEATEATEAAEATDAAEATDAAEGTDES from the coding sequence ATGCCCAAGCCCACTAAGGGTCCCCGCCTCGGCGGAAAGTCCTCGCACCAGAAGGCGCTGCTGGCCAACTTGGCCACGTCGCTGTTCACTCACGGCCGGATCAAGACGACCGAGCCGAAGGCGCGGGCATTGCGACCGTACGCCGAGAAGCTGATCACCCACGCCAAGAAGGGCACGCTGCACAACCGGCGTGAGGTGCTCAAGAAGATCCGCGACAAGGACGTGGTGCACTCGCTGTTCGCCGAGATCGCCCCGCACTTCGCGGACCGCAGCGGTGGTTACACCCGGATCATCAAGGTCGAGCCGCGTCAGGGTGACAACGCCCCGATGGCCGTGATCGAGCTGGTCCGGGAGAAGACCGTGACCTCTGAGGCCGACCGCGCTCGTCGCGCTGCGGCCAAGGCGGAGAAGGCGGCCAAGTCCGAGAAGCCCGCCAAGGCCGAGGCTGAGGAGAAGGTCGAAGAGCCCGCCGCCGAGGCGACCGAGGCTGCTGAAGCCACCGAGGCCACCGAGGCTGCTGAGGCCACCGATGCTGCTGAGGCCACCGATGCGGCCGAGGGTACCGACGAGTCCTGA
- a CDS encoding DNA-directed RNA polymerase subunit alpha encodes MLISQRPTLSEEVVAENRSQFVIEPLEPGFGYTLGNSLRRTLLSSIPGAAVTSIRIDGVLHEFTTVPGVKEDVTDIILNLKGLVVSSEEDEPVTMYLRKQGPGAVTAGDIVPPAGVTVHNPDMHIATLNDKGKLEVELIVERGRGYVPAVQNKVSGAEIGRIPVDSIYSPVLKVTYKVEATRVEQRTDFDKLVLDVETKNSISPRDALASAGKTLVELFGLARELNVEAEGIEIGPSPAEADHIASFALPIDDLDLTVRSYNCLKREGVHTVGELVARTESDLLDIRNFGQKSIDEVKVKLHQLGLSLKDSPASFDPSQVAGYDVATGTWSADAGYDEQDYAETEQL; translated from the coding sequence ATGCTGATCTCGCAGCGTCCGACCCTGTCCGAAGAGGTCGTAGCCGAGAACCGGTCGCAGTTCGTCATCGAACCGCTGGAGCCGGGATTCGGTTACACCTTGGGCAACTCGCTCCGTCGCACCCTGCTGTCGTCGATTCCCGGCGCGGCGGTCACCAGCATCCGCATCGACGGTGTGCTGCACGAGTTCACCACGGTCCCCGGCGTCAAGGAAGATGTCACCGACATCATCCTGAACCTCAAGGGCCTGGTGGTCTCGTCCGAAGAAGACGAGCCGGTCACCATGTACCTGCGCAAGCAGGGCCCGGGTGCGGTCACCGCGGGTGACATCGTTCCGCCGGCCGGCGTGACGGTGCACAACCCCGACATGCACATCGCCACCCTGAACGACAAGGGCAAGCTCGAGGTCGAGCTGATCGTCGAGCGCGGTCGCGGTTACGTCCCGGCCGTGCAGAACAAGGTGTCGGGCGCCGAGATCGGCCGCATCCCGGTTGACTCGATCTACTCGCCGGTGCTCAAGGTGACCTACAAGGTCGAGGCGACCCGTGTCGAGCAGCGCACCGACTTCGACAAGCTGGTGCTGGACGTGGAGACCAAGAACTCCATCAGCCCGCGGGACGCGCTGGCCTCGGCCGGTAAGACCCTGGTTGAGCTGTTCGGTCTGGCACGGGAACTCAACGTCGAGGCCGAGGGCATCGAGATCGGCCCGTCGCCGGCCGAGGCAGACCACATCGCCTCGTTCGCGCTGCCGATCGACGACCTGGACCTGACCGTGCGGTCCTACAACTGCCTCAAGCGCGAGGGTGTGCACACGGTCGGGGAGCTGGTCGCTCGCACCGAGTCCGACCTGCTCGACATCCGCAACTTCGGTCAGAAGTCCATCGACGAGGTCAAGGTCAAGCTGCACCAGCTCGGCCTGTCGCTCAAGGACAGCCCGGCCAGCTTCGACCCCTCGCAGGTGGCGGGTTACGACGTTGCCACCGGCACCTGGTCGGCTGACGCCGGTTACGACGAGCAGGACTACGCCGAAACCGAGCAGCTTTAA
- the rpsD gene encoding 30S ribosomal protein S4, which yields MARYTGPATRKSRRLGVDLIGGDQAFEKRPYPPGQHGRARVKESEYRLQLQEKQKARFTYGVMEKQFRRYYEEAVRRGGKTGEELLRILESRLDNVVYRAGLARTRRMARQLVSHGHFTVNGVKVDVPSYQVSQYDIIDVKDKSINSVPFQISREVAGDRPIPGWLQVVGERQRILVHQLPERAQIVVPLTEQLIVEFYSK from the coding sequence ATGGCTCGTTACACCGGACCCGCTACCCGCAAGTCACGCCGTCTCGGCGTTGACCTCATCGGCGGCGACCAGGCATTCGAAAAGCGGCCCTACCCGCCCGGCCAGCACGGCCGCGCCCGGGTCAAGGAAAGCGAATACCGACTGCAGCTGCAGGAGAAGCAGAAGGCTCGCTTCACCTACGGCGTGATGGAGAAGCAGTTCCGTCGCTACTACGAGGAAGCTGTCCGTCGCGGCGGCAAGACCGGCGAGGAACTGCTGCGCATCCTGGAGAGCCGGCTGGACAACGTGGTTTACCGCGCCGGCCTGGCCCGCACCCGCCGGATGGCCCGTCAGCTGGTCAGCCACGGCCACTTCACCGTCAACGGTGTGAAGGTCGATGTGCCCAGCTACCAGGTGTCGCAGTACGACATCATCGACGTCAAGGACAAGTCGATCAACTCGGTGCCGTTCCAGATCTCCCGTGAGGTCGCCGGCGACCGTCCGATCCCGGGTTGGCTGCAGGTGGTCGGGGAGCGTCAGCGCATCCTGGTCCACCAGCTGCCCGAGCGCGCGCAGATCGTCGTTCCGCTCACCGAGCAGCTGATCGTCGAGTTCTACTCGAAGTAA
- the rpsK gene encoding 30S ribosomal protein S11, which produces MATKKATGPKKGQKTRRREKKNIPHGAAHIKSTFNNTIVTITDPQGNVIAWASSGHVGFKGSRKSTPFAAQLAAENAARKAQEHGVKKVDVFVKGPGSGRETAIRSLQAAGLEVGAISDVTPQPHNGCRPPKRRRV; this is translated from the coding sequence ATGGCAACCAAGAAAGCGACCGGGCCCAAGAAGGGCCAGAAGACTCGGCGTCGGGAAAAGAAGAACATCCCGCACGGTGCCGCTCACATCAAGAGCACCTTCAACAACACGATCGTGACGATCACCGACCCGCAGGGCAACGTGATCGCGTGGGCGTCGTCGGGTCACGTGGGCTTCAAGGGCTCGCGTAAGTCCACTCCGTTCGCCGCGCAGCTGGCCGCCGAGAACGCTGCCCGCAAGGCGCAGGAGCACGGCGTGAAGAAGGTCGACGTGTTCGTCAAGGGCCCGGGTTCGGGTCGTGAGACCGCGATCCGCTCGCTGCAGGCCGCCGGCCTCGAGGTTGGCGCGATTTCCGATGTCACCCCGCAGCCGCACAACGGCTGCCGTCCGCCCAAGCGGCGTCGGGTCTAG
- the rpsM gene encoding 30S ribosomal protein S13 produces MARLVGVDLPRDKRMEIALTYIYGIGRTRSNEILAATGIDKDQRSKDLTDDQLTQLRDYIERNLKVEGDLRREVQADIRRKIEIGCYQGLRHRRGLPVRGQRTKTNARTRKGPKRTIAGKKKAR; encoded by the coding sequence ATGGCTCGACTTGTGGGCGTCGACCTGCCGCGCGATAAGCGCATGGAGATCGCGCTGACCTACATTTACGGCATCGGCCGTACTCGCTCCAACGAAATCCTGGCCGCGACCGGTATCGACAAGGACCAGCGCAGCAAGGACCTGACCGACGACCAGCTCACCCAGTTGCGTGACTACATCGAGCGCAACCTGAAGGTTGAGGGCGACCTGCGCCGCGAGGTGCAGGCGGACATCCGTCGCAAGATTGAGATCGGCTGCTACCAGGGTCTGCGGCACCGTCGCGGCCTGCCGGTGCGTGGCCAGCGGACCAAGACCAACGCGCGCACCCGTAAGGGCCCGAAGCGCACCATCGCCGGTAAGAAGAAGGCCAGGTAA
- the rpmJ gene encoding 50S ribosomal protein L36 produces the protein MKVNPSVKPICDKCRVIRRHGRVMVICSDPRHKQRQG, from the coding sequence GTGAAGGTGAACCCCAGCGTCAAGCCGATCTGCGACAAGTGCAGGGTGATCCGTCGGCACGGCCGGGTCATGGTGATCTGCTCGGACCCGCGCCACAAGCAGCGCCAGGGCTAG
- the infA gene encoding translation initiation factor IF-1, whose amino-acid sequence MAKKDGAIEVEGRVVEPLPNAMFRIELENGHKVLAHISGKMRQHYIRILPEDRVVVELSPYDLSRGRIVYRYK is encoded by the coding sequence ATGGCCAAAAAAGACGGTGCAATCGAGGTCGAGGGTCGAGTGGTCGAACCCCTGCCCAATGCGATGTTTCGCATTGAGCTGGAGAACGGTCACAAGGTGCTCGCCCACATCAGTGGCAAGATGCGGCAGCACTACATCCGTATCCTGCCGGAAGACCGGGTGGTCGTGGAGTTGTCTCCATACGACCTGTCCCGCGGACGCATCGTCTACCGGTACAAGTAG
- a CDS encoding NfeD family protein: MTAVYLAAFAVGAIALLTALLLTDIGHDGMPFLSLTGMSAALVGTGAGGLVATWAGFSGLPAGALGLGTGVTLALILHGVVLPYLRRQESNSQHGRSAYIGLLGTVTIDVPPGGWGEIAFVDPDGNRVRSRAISPEPQTLAKATRVYIADVDADYLHVVAVPTQ; this comes from the coding sequence GTGACGGCTGTTTACCTGGCGGCATTCGCCGTCGGCGCGATCGCCCTGCTCACCGCGTTGCTACTAACCGATATCGGGCACGACGGGATGCCGTTCCTGAGCCTGACCGGAATGTCCGCCGCCCTGGTCGGAACGGGTGCCGGCGGGTTGGTGGCGACCTGGGCCGGGTTCAGTGGCCTGCCCGCGGGCGCGCTGGGGCTCGGCACTGGAGTCACTCTGGCGCTCATCCTGCACGGCGTGGTGCTGCCCTACCTGCGGCGACAGGAATCCAATTCCCAGCACGGACGGTCGGCCTACATCGGCCTGTTGGGCACGGTGACGATCGACGTGCCGCCCGGCGGATGGGGCGAGATCGCCTTCGTCGACCCCGACGGTAACCGGGTCCGATCCCGCGCGATCAGCCCCGAGCCGCAGACTCTGGCCAAAGCCACTCGCGTCTACATCGCCGATGTCGACGCCGATTACCTGCACGTCGTCGCAGTACCCACTCAGTAG